AGACGCGCTGGAGTACGCCAGAGCTGGCGCCACTTTTGTTCAACTTTACACATCTTTTGCCTACAAAGGGCCCGGCGTTGTCTCCAAAATCAAGGACGGTCTCACAGAGGAGCTTAAGAGAGAAGGCAAAACATGGATGCAGATTATAGGAGAAGACAGTAAATAGGATCCGTTTTTACCGGACTGtaaaaacaaaacactACACATATTTAGTATTCCACACCTTACATCGAATGATAGTACTGGAAAAGTCCGGCGAGCACGATGGCGAAACACAGATCTGTGAGATACATGGACACGACATCCCAGTACTGCAAGGCTTGGGCCACTTTTCCTCTTAAGTTAGGTATCGGCACCAGGCCTGGTGGAACCATTGACACTAGCTTGAGAATCTTACTGTTGTTGTCAAGAGTATTGACATTGTGTGATTTCTCCGCAGACATGAGCAGTTGGTAGTAAACGGAAAGCGCCACAATTTCAAAGGTGGTAAATACCGTGAAGAAGTTAGACCTGTCGAGGACGTAGTTGACTGCGTTGTGTTGGAAAGGGTCCCGCGCGGAGTGAGTGATGTAGTAAAGGTAAGGAAGCAAAAAGAACAGCCATTTGACAAGAATTGTGTATGACTTCAGTTTGTTCACCGCTATATTGTGCGCTTCGACAATAGCTGGGTCTATAGGCTGCTGAGCTGTTGCTCCAGGGCTACCGCCCTTGGCTTCGTCCTGCTGCATGGATGCCATTAGCTGCGCAAAAATGTCAGGGGTTCCACTAGGGTCAGTAGAAACGGTTTCGTTGTTCGCGTTCTGCTGGAGCTTGGCGATCTGTGCAAACAGATCGAGCTCAGGGTTGCCATTCTGCTGCTCC
Above is a genomic segment from Lachancea thermotolerans CBS 6340 chromosome A complete sequence containing:
- the GET2 gene encoding GET complex subunit GET2 (similar to uniprot|P40056 Saccharomyces cerevisiae YER083C RMD7 Required for Meiotic nuclear Division functions in DNA replication and damage response Protein involved in cell wall function); this encodes MSPKLEVVSRNNTQNLAMSEISDAEKRRILREKRQQKFNKGGASSRLAKITGQTENSFLSTESPLDSRESTYPAQETKAPAGNEDSTKQMDELLAKATSKTTSKASSPPGSAEQQNGNPELDLFAQIAKLQQNANNETVSTDPSGTPDIFAQLMASMQQDEAKGGSPGATAQQPIDPAIVEAHNIAVNKLKSYTILVKWLFFLLPYLYYITHSARDPFQHNAVNYVLDRSNFFTVFTTFEIVALSVYYQLLMSAEKSHNVNTLDNNSKILKLVSMVPPGLVPIPNLRGKVAQALQYWDVVSMYLTDLCFAIVLAGLFQYYHSM